The DNA region TAAACGCTCATCAATCTTGCCTACCTGAACAACTGGCACTGGTGCCTCAGGAGAAATACGATTCGTATCACCAAACCAATAACGATCGAGCATGACGTCACCCACTACCAATAAGCGGGCTTTAGAAAATTGTTCTCGGTTAGCTTTTTCCACGATATAACCAATCTCTCTAAGGAATTCTTTTTGTACTACTAATTAATTATGACGGCCAATGCCTTGGTACTCAATACCTAATTCTTGCATAGCTTGTGGCTCATATAAATTGCGACCATCAAAGATAATTGGGTTCTTGAGTTTGGCTTTGAGAAGGTCGAAATCCGGGCTACGAAAGGCTTTCCACTCCGTCACGATTACCAAGGCATCGGCACCTTGGGTTGCTACCATGGGATCATCTACCAAAGTCACTTGCTTGAGGCCTTCTGGATTGCCTTTGAAGTCTACTTCAAGACAATGTTTGGCTTCTGGCATCGCTACTGGATCGTGTGCCACGATCTGGGCACCACGCTTGACCAGCTCCTGGATAATGACGCGACTAGGGGCTTCGCGCATATCGTCAGTATTAGGCTTAAATGCCAAGCCCCACATAGCAAACTTTTTGCCAGCTAGATTCTTACCAAATCGTTTTTCAATCTTTTCTACGAGGATGTACTTTTGAGCTTCGTTCACCGCTTCGACAGCATCCAGAATCTTCAAATCACGTCCATGCTCAATAGCAGTTTTAGACAAGGCTGAAACATCCTTCGGAAAGCAAGAGCCGCCATATCCAGTACCAGAGTACAAAAAGCCATAACCAATCCGGGAGTCTGAACCAATACCCTGGCGAACTGCTTCAATATCAGCACCGACTAAGTCAGCCAGATTAGCTAACTCGTTCATAAAAGAGATGCGGGTAGCTAACATGGCATTGGCTGCATATTTAGTGAGCTCAGCGCTCTTCACGTCCATGTAATAGGTGCGCTCGTGATGACGATTAAATGGGGCGTAGAGTTTGCGCATTTGCTCTTTAGCACGCAGACCTGCTGGAGTGCTTTGCGTACCAATCACAATGCGATCTGGGCGCATAAAGTCTTCTACAGCTGCGCCCTCTTTAAGGAACTCGGGATTAGAGACTACGGAACACAGTTCCGATGAGAGACCTCTTTTACTCAGTTCTTCGCTGATGGCAGCAGATACTTTGTCAGCCGTACCGACTGGAACAGTGGATTTATCGACGATCACTTTAGGGGTGGTCATATGACGACCGATATTACGAGCAGCTGCCACAACGTACTGAAGATCTGCAGAGCCATCCTCATCAGGAGGGGTGCCAACAGCAATAAACTGAATATCGCCATGATCGACAGAGGCGGCGATATCAGTAGAGAACTGCAGGCGGCCAGCAGCGCGATTGCGCTCAATCATCTCTATGAGGCCTGGCTCGTAAATTGGCACACCACCTGAGTTGAGAATCTCAATCTTTTTAGAATCTACGTCTACACAAAAGACATTATTGCCCTGCTCTGCTAAGCAAGCGCCAGTAACAAGACCAACGTAACCGCTGCCGATGATGGTGACTTTCAAGATATCTCCAAGTAATTCAGTATTAGATTAGTAATTGCAGCTCAGATTACATTGAGGGGCCACTAGGAACAGCTCCCTCACTTCGTCTTGGAGAGTATGCCTCCCAATAATTACAGCCCG from Polynucleobacter sp. AP-Elch-400A-B2 includes:
- a CDS encoding UDP-glucose/GDP-mannose dehydrogenase family protein — protein: MKVTIIGSGYVGLVTGACLAEQGNNVFCVDVDSKKIEILNSGGVPIYEPGLIEMIERNRAAGRLQFSTDIAASVDHGDIQFIAVGTPPDEDGSADLQYVVAAARNIGRHMTTPKVIVDKSTVPVGTADKVSAAISEELSKRGLSSELCSVVSNPEFLKEGAAVEDFMRPDRIVIGTQSTPAGLRAKEQMRKLYAPFNRHHERTYYMDVKSAELTKYAANAMLATRISFMNELANLADLVGADIEAVRQGIGSDSRIGYGFLYSGTGYGGSCFPKDVSALSKTAIEHGRDLKILDAVEAVNEAQKYILVEKIEKRFGKNLAGKKFAMWGLAFKPNTDDMREAPSRVIIQELVKRGAQIVAHDPVAMPEAKHCLEVDFKGNPEGLKQVTLVDDPMVATQGADALVIVTEWKAFRSPDFDLLKAKLKNPIIFDGRNLYEPQAMQELGIEYQGIGRHN